Genomic window (Megamonas funiformis):
CTATTATAAACAGAGTTTATTCATAAATGTTTGATAGAAATTTTTATCTTCAAATCTAACTATCTGTGCTGGAAAATTCGCTTTTTCAATTATAATTTCATCATCTGGCTCAATATCAACGCCTTCTTGTCCATCTAATGTTAAGTTTACGCTTCTCTTTGTCATACTAATGATATTGATGATATTCAAAGTGACTTTTTCACTTTCATCAATAACCATAGGGCGAATGAAGCAAGAATGTGGGCATATTGGTGTCAATATAATTCCTTTTACTTTAGGATTTACAATTGGTCCGCCAGCAGATAGAGAATATGCTGTTGAACCTGTAGGAGTCGATATTATCAATCCATCAGCTTTATAATTTGTTACCATATAATCATTGATAGCTACACCAAAATGTAGCATACGTGATACACCGCATTTACTTACAACTACATCATTTACAGCACTGCCAATATAGTTTATTTTCCCTTGTCTTTTTATATATGCAGACAACATTAATCGCTCTTCTATTTTATATTGTCTATTGATGATTTTTGTCAGTTTGGCTTCAATTTCTCCTGGTTCAATATCTGCTAAAAATCCTAAATGTCCAATATTAATACCACATACAGGTATACCATTTTTAGCCAGTCTTCTACAAAGACCTAATAAAGTACCATCTCCACCGATGCTAATCGCCATATCAATATATTCTTTTTCAATGTTTTGATTGATTAATTCTTCATGATAGAAAAATTTACCTTCTTTTGGCGGTAATAATAATTCAATATTATATTGATTAGCAAATTTTATTACTCTTTCTAAAATCTCCCCAGCTCCTGATTTAGTTACATTAGGATAAATAGCTATTCTCATTAAATATTGTCCCCCTATTTATCTAATTGTGCATGTGCTTTTTGTACAATATCTTTTATCAAATTGTCATCAATATTACTTTGATGTTGTTTATCTAAATCTAATAAAATTAAATATTCAATATTTCCTTCTGGCCCTTTTACTGGAGAATATGTCAATTCTCTAGGTACAAATTCTAATTGTGTACTTAAATCTACAATCTTTTTGATTACTTCCTCATGTACACTAGCTTCACGAACTACACCTTTTTTACCTACTTTATCTTTTCCTGCTTCAAATTGAGGTTTTATTAAAGCAACTATTTTACCATCATCGCTAAGTAAAGTTTTAGCTACAGGTAAAACTTTATCTAAAGAGATAAAAGCTACATCGATAGAAGCAAAGTTTATAGGTTCACCTATATCTTCTGGTGTAACATAGCGAATGTTTGTTCTTTCCATATTCACTACACGTTCATCTGTACGCAATGACCATGCTAATTGTCCATAGCCTACATCTATAGCAAAAACTTTTTTTGCTCCATTTTTCAAAGAACAATCTGTAAAACCACCAGTTGAAGCACCAATATCTGCTACAACTAAATCTGTTAAATCTAATTTAAATTCTTTGATGGCTTTCGCTAATTTTAAACCGCCACGGCTTACATATCCTATGCTATCACCTAAAACACGGATAACAGCATCTTCTTTTACCATAGTTCCCGGTTTATCTATTTTTTGACCATTAACTAATACTAAGCCTGCCATTATAGTTGTTTTTGCACGTTCTCGACTAGATACTAAATTTTGTTCTGTTAACATCACATCTAAACGTTTTTTTGCCATTAACTTCACACCTATTTCTATTCTTCAAAATCTTTTATTGTTTGTATTATATCTTCACTTGTTAATTTACATTCTTTCAATAATTCATTGCGTGTACCTTGCTCTATAAATTCATCTGGTATACCCATGCGAATTACTGGTTTATATATTTTATTTTGATTTAATAATTCTAAAATAGCACTGCCAAAACCGCCAGCTAATATACCTTCTTCAATTGTTACTACGTATTTTACTTTTTTAACTATATTTAAAATTAATTCTTCATCTAATGGTTTTATAAAGCGAGCATTAATAACGCTACAATTTATATTTTCTAATGATAATTTTTCACTAGCTACCATAGCTTCTTTTACCATTGAACCAACAGCTATTATTGCTACTGTAGCATTTTCCTTATCTTGTAAAATTTCGCCTTTGCCTAAAGGTAAAATCTCTACATCTTCTTCAATTGGAACACCACAAGCGTTTCCTCGTGGATAACGTATGCTACATGGACAATTATATTCCACTGCACTAAATACCATTTGACGAAGTTCATTTTCATCTTTTGGTGCCATAACTACCATATTTGGTATTTGACGCATATATGCTATATCAAATACACCATGATGAGTTGGGCCATCTTCACCAACAAGCCCTGCTCTATCTAAACAAAATACTACTGGTAATTTTTGTAAACATATATCATGGATAACCTGATCATAAGCACGTTGAGCAAAAGTTGAATATAATGCTACAAATGGACGTTTACCGATACAAGCTTGACCGCCAGCAAATGTTACAGCATGTTCTTCTGCGATACCTACATCAAAAAATCTCTTAGGGTAAACATCAGCAAATTTTTGTAAACCTGTGCCTGATGGCATAGCTGCTGTAATCGCTGTTATATTTTTATTTTTGGCGGCTAAATCTATCAATGCTCTACTAAAAACAGCAGTATACGTAGGTACAATGCTATTAGAAGCTATAGGTAGTCCTGTCAATACATCAAATTTACCAATACCATGGAATTTAGATGGATTATTTTCTGCTGGTAAATAGCCATGACCTTTTTTAGTCTGTACATGAATGAGTACTGGACCATCAATATTTGCTTTAACCTTTTCAAAAACATTTATCAAATCAGTTAAACTATGACCATTTAATGCTCCGATATAATTAAAACCTAAAGCTTCAAAAATACCACCAGGAACAATGGCATTTTTTACACCATCTTTTACATAATTAGCTGTTTTTAAAACAGAACCACCTATTTTGGGTATATTACCCAAAATACGCTGAATATCTTTTTTGGCACGTTTATACTTTTCATCAATGCGAATAAGTGACAAATACTCTGATAACGCACCTACATTTTGTGAAATAGACATTTCATTATCATTTAAAATGACTATTAGTTTACGCTTAGACATTCCTGCATTATTCAAGCCTTCAAATGCTTCGCCACCAGTCAGAGCGCCATCACCAATAATAGCAATTACATTATAATCTTCATTGTCTAAATCACGAGCAACTGCCATACCTAATGCCGCTGAAATTGATGTGCTAGCATGACCTACACCAAATGCATCATATTCACTTTCAAAACGATTTGGAAAACCTGTTATGCCATCTTTTTGTCGCAATGTAGAAAATTTTTCTAATCTGCCAGTTAAAATTTTATGTGCATATGCCTGATGACCAA
Coding sequences:
- a CDS encoding NAD(+)/NADH kinase yields the protein MRIAIYPNVTKSGAGEILERVIKFANQYNIELLLPPKEGKFFYHEELINQNIEKEYIDMAISIGGDGTLLGLCRRLAKNGIPVCGINIGHLGFLADIEPGEIEAKLTKIINRQYKIEERLMLSAYIKRQGKINYIGSAVNDVVVSKCGVSRMLHFGVAINDYMVTNYKADGLIISTPTGSTAYSLSAGGPIVNPKVKGIILTPICPHSCFIRPMVIDESEKVTLNIINIISMTKRSVNLTLDGQEGVDIEPDDEIIIEKANFPAQIVRFEDKNFYQTFMNKLCL
- the dxs gene encoding 1-deoxy-D-xylulose-5-phosphate synthase; this encodes MNILEQIHSPAELKYLSETQLEIVATQIRELIIKTVAQNGGHLAPCLGTVELTLALHKVFSCPRDKFVWDVGHQAYAHKILTGRLEKFSTLRQKDGITGFPNRFESEYDAFGVGHASTSISAALGMAVARDLDNEDYNVIAIIGDGALTGGEAFEGLNNAGMSKRKLIVILNDNEMSISQNVGALSEYLSLIRIDEKYKRAKKDIQRILGNIPKIGGSVLKTANYVKDGVKNAIVPGGIFEALGFNYIGALNGHSLTDLINVFEKVKANIDGPVLIHVQTKKGHGYLPAENNPSKFHGIGKFDVLTGLPIASNSIVPTYTAVFSRALIDLAAKNKNITAITAAMPSGTGLQKFADVYPKRFFDVGIAEEHAVTFAGGQACIGKRPFVALYSTFAQRAYDQVIHDICLQKLPVVFCLDRAGLVGEDGPTHHGVFDIAYMRQIPNMVVMAPKDENELRQMVFSAVEYNCPCSIRYPRGNACGVPIEEDVEILPLGKGEILQDKENATVAIIAVGSMVKEAMVASEKLSLENINCSVINARFIKPLDEELILNIVKKVKYVVTIEEGILAGGFGSAILELLNQNKIYKPVIRMGIPDEFIEQGTRNELLKECKLTSEDIIQTIKDFEE
- a CDS encoding TlyA family RNA methyltransferase, which codes for MAKKRLDVMLTEQNLVSSRERAKTTIMAGLVLVNGQKIDKPGTMVKEDAVIRVLGDSIGYVSRGGLKLAKAIKEFKLDLTDLVVADIGASTGGFTDCSLKNGAKKVFAIDVGYGQLAWSLRTDERVVNMERTNIRYVTPEDIGEPINFASIDVAFISLDKVLPVAKTLLSDDGKIVALIKPQFEAGKDKVGKKGVVREASVHEEVIKKIVDLSTQLEFVPRELTYSPVKGPEGNIEYLILLDLDKQHQSNIDDNLIKDIVQKAHAQLDK